One window of the Conexibacter sp. SYSU D00693 genome contains the following:
- a CDS encoding ubiquinol-cytochrome c reductase iron-sulfur subunit, which produces MPKKQAPSKYTADRRIAGAFEGETVTRRRFMTLSAHGAGAVAASAFLLPALGFALGPLFEEMDQPWQAVGSEDEFSDDTYVPKVFTQSARIGQSGKSTVYIRKRNPEIDTEKLPKGFEDETYVAISHRCMHLGCPVRYVQAAERFICPCHGGVYNFRGEVDGGPPVRPLDRHYTRVRNGQVEIGPRFSVNGHLERFSPRDPGEPLDGIGQYLYPSRPSIRKLSEGE; this is translated from the coding sequence GTGCCCAAGAAGCAAGCACCCAGCAAGTACACCGCCGACCGCCGCATCGCGGGCGCCTTCGAGGGCGAGACCGTCACCCGCCGGCGGTTCATGACCCTGTCGGCCCACGGCGCCGGCGCCGTCGCCGCCTCGGCCTTCCTCCTCCCGGCCCTGGGCTTCGCCCTCGGCCCGCTGTTCGAGGAGATGGACCAGCCGTGGCAGGCCGTCGGGTCCGAGGACGAGTTCTCCGACGACACCTACGTCCCGAAGGTGTTCACCCAGTCGGCGCGCATCGGCCAGTCCGGCAAGTCGACGGTCTACATCCGCAAGCGCAACCCGGAGATCGACACCGAGAAGCTGCCCAAGGGCTTCGAGGACGAGACGTACGTCGCCATCTCGCACCGCTGCATGCACCTCGGCTGCCCGGTCCGCTACGTCCAGGCCGCCGAGCGCTTCATCTGCCCGTGCCACGGCGGCGTCTACAACTTCCGCGGCGAGGTCGACGGCGGGCCGCCCGTCCGTCCGCTGGACCGCCACTACACGCGCGTGCGCAACGGCCAGGTGGAGATCGGGCCGCGGTTCTCCGTCAACGGCCACCTCGAGCGCTTCAGCCCGCGCGACCCCGGTGAGCCGCTCGACGGCATCGGCCAGTACCTGTACCCGTCGCGGCCGTCGATCCGGAAGCTCTCCGAAGGCGAGTAG
- a CDS encoding cytochrome b N-terminal domain-containing protein, translated as MPKLKLPAPPLPPGVPKPKPKRPGTPKQTPLDVAADAGASAVDWIDERTSLSGGLRWMLFRKVPKGTNWFYTLGSATMFAFLSQAVTGVFLAMYYRPDAAGGAYESMRYVNDEVFLGEFVHGMHKWGSSVMVILIFLHMARTFFFGAYKYPRELNWVIGVALLILTMAMSFTGYLLPFDQRSYWATIVGVNINGTGPLVGPYLSDFLRGGPEFGATSLSRFYAIHMMLIPGAIAALMGAHLYLVAKLGTTAPPWIRAEKSDAVREEKA; from the coding sequence ATGCCGAAGCTCAAGCTCCCCGCTCCCCCGCTGCCCCCGGGCGTGCCGAAGCCCAAGCCCAAGCGGCCCGGCACCCCCAAGCAGACCCCGCTCGACGTCGCCGCCGACGCCGGCGCGAGCGCCGTCGACTGGATCGACGAGCGCACCTCGCTGTCCGGCGGTCTGCGGTGGATGCTCTTCCGCAAGGTCCCGAAGGGGACGAACTGGTTCTACACGCTGGGCTCGGCGACGATGTTCGCCTTCCTGAGCCAGGCGGTGACGGGCGTCTTCCTCGCGATGTACTACCGGCCCGACGCCGCCGGCGGGGCCTACGAGTCCATGCGCTACGTCAACGACGAGGTCTTCCTCGGCGAGTTCGTGCACGGCATGCACAAGTGGGGCTCGTCGGTGATGGTCATCCTGATCTTCCTGCACATGGCGCGCACGTTCTTCTTCGGCGCGTACAAGTACCCGCGGGAGCTCAACTGGGTCATCGGCGTGGCGCTGCTGATCCTCACGATGGCCATGTCCTTCACGGGCTACCTGCTGCCGTTCGACCAGCGCTCCTACTGGGCGACGATCGTCGGCGTGAACATCAACGGCACGGGTCCGCTCGTCGGTCCGTACCTGTCGGACTTCCTGCGCGGCGGCCCCGAGTTCGGCGCCACCTCGCTCTCGCGCTTCTACGCGATCCACATGATGCTGATCCCGGGCGCGATCGCCGCGCTCATGGGCGCGCACCTGTACCTGGTGGCGAAGCTCGGCACGACGGCGCCGCCGTGGATCCGGGCCGAGAAGTCCGACGCCGTGCGTGAGGAGAAGGCGTAG
- a CDS encoding menaquinol-cytochrome c reductase cytochrome b/c subunit — MNRQEKEQYLREYSILKAQGKPFFPYAVAKDSAMACVVMLVIILMSLILGAELGPKADPTTTTYSPRPEWYFFFLFELLKVVKEPALTPLATIGVPTICMILLFLLPFYDRSAERRPERRPVATTAGILTIGAMAYLTYLGASAGAPTQIDLETPSRIQAQGAQMVAQYESGKQVVAQSGCLACHKLGKNGNEGPGPELTDIADRLPRQAIQRTLINPTAPMPSFAALQRNSPEKFAAMVAFLGELKEEEGDESEDDAPVNAQRRP, encoded by the coding sequence GTGAACCGCCAGGAGAAGGAGCAGTACCTCCGCGAGTACTCGATCCTCAAGGCGCAGGGGAAGCCGTTCTTCCCCTACGCCGTGGCGAAGGACTCGGCGATGGCGTGCGTGGTGATGCTCGTCATCATCCTCATGTCGCTGATCCTCGGCGCGGAGCTGGGGCCGAAGGCCGACCCGACGACGACGACCTACTCGCCGCGTCCGGAGTGGTACTTCTTCTTCCTCTTCGAGCTCCTGAAGGTCGTCAAGGAGCCCGCGCTGACGCCGCTCGCCACCATCGGCGTGCCGACGATCTGCATGATCCTGCTGTTCCTGCTGCCGTTCTACGACCGCAGCGCGGAGCGGCGTCCTGAGCGCCGTCCGGTCGCCACGACCGCCGGCATCCTCACCATCGGCGCCATGGCCTACCTGACGTACCTGGGTGCCTCGGCCGGCGCGCCGACGCAGATCGACCTCGAGACGCCGTCGCGCATCCAGGCGCAGGGCGCGCAGATGGTCGCCCAGTACGAGTCGGGCAAGCAGGTCGTCGCCCAGTCGGGCTGCCTGGCGTGCCACAAGCTCGGCAAGAACGGCAACGAGGGCCCCGGCCCGGAGCTGACCGACATCGCCGACCGCCTGCCGCGTCAGGCCATCCAGCGCACGCTGATCAACCCGACGGCGCCGATGCCGTCGTTCGCCGCCCTCCAGCGCAACTCGCCGGAGAAGTTCGCCGCCATGGTGGCTTTCCTCGGGGAGCTCAAGGAGGAGGAGGGCGACGAGTC